In a single window of the Cygnus olor isolate bCygOlo1 chromosome 5, bCygOlo1.pri.v2, whole genome shotgun sequence genome:
- the LOC121071151 gene encoding inositol 1,4,5-trisphosphate receptor-interacting protein-like 1: MASALFFILTFLGFGPQKVGDELDADTNEPIQQRAEMLQERMMQLLLEIEKRDQEHHRRGGMQAVLLSVLLRWQFWFSIGVLVLFFWYLWRLLRRIREPDSSSEEESSSSEEEEEEQERPRPNPNDADDLADYVSQRIYWPLPNPIIRCYQVVEVVEDLLNVYSSVFQETFFPELQSAIGVGSAFEGWSPRENDTVYRLLMPMTAPRGHSFHLELGNEDDMLARNSSIRVELECTCAREQAFEDMLCFLHHSEDELKNQEPSLLDTLCTDSYLDAEKTARWFQNFVKTAWVVMPQSHIYNVKVLPSSRSCKFQMTNATKRNLTIEIIFGVQQGNSDIFLSSQRTEAIFTRSTTWPQSCAVAERKFFQHINAEAWFYSLHLKCMQICARMLVGTSISTYVIKTVVMHLLTTIPLETWHREDFLLRLDDIIRYLHCCLEEKRLNHFFFGNEMVPDVIVLPPAFQFSGPANLFEHLEQDTHAYTHALEEFQELRNRLTRLMIYGR; this comes from the coding sequence ATGGCTTCGGCACTTTTTTTCATCCTGACGTTCCTGGGTTTTGGCCCGCAGAAGGTCGGCGATGAACTAGATGCAGATACAAATGAGCCCATACAGCAGCGTGCGGAGATGCTGCAGGAGCGCATGATGCAGCTCCTGTTGGAAATTGAGAAGAGGGACCAGGAGCACCACAGGCGCGGTGGCATGCAAGCCGTGCTCTTATCTGTGTTGCTGCGCTGGCAGTTCTGGTTCAGCATTGGAGttcttgtccttttcttttggtaCCTGTGGCGGCTTCTTAGAAGGATCCGAGagcctgacagcagcagtgaggaggaGAGCTCCAGTAGcgaagaagaggaggaagagcaagaaagacCACGACCAAACCCCAATGATGCAGACGATCTGGCTGATTATGTAAGTCAGCGCATCTACTGGCCACTTCCAAATCCAATCATCAGATGCTATcaggtggtggaggtggtggaaGACCTCCTGAATGTCTACAGCTCGGTCTTTCAAGAGACTTTCTTTCCGGAGCTGCAGTCAGCCATCGGAGTGGGCAGTGCCTTTGAAGGTTGGAGTCCCCGTGAGAATGACACTGTCTACCGCCTGCTTATGCCCATGACAGCCCCCCGTGGGCACTCCTTCCACCTGGAGCTGGGCAATGAGGATGATATGCTGGCAAGGAACTCCTCTATCCGTGTCGAGCTGGAGTGCACGTGCGCGAGGGAGCAGGCCTTTGAGGACATGCTGTGCTTCCTCCACCATTCTGAGGATGAGCTGAAAAATCAGGAGCCGAGCCTCCTAGACACCCTCTGCACCGACTCCTACCTAGATGCGGAGAAGACTGCAAGGTGGTTCCAGAACTTCGTGAAAACAGCCTGGGTGGTTATGCCTCAGTCGCACATTTACAATGTAAAAGTGCTACCTTCCAGCCGCTCCTGCAAGTTCCAGATGACAAATGCTACCAAGAGAAACCTCACCATTGAGATAATATTTGGGGTTCAGCAAGGCAATTCAGACATCTTCCTGAGCAGCCAGAGGACAGAGGCCATCTTTACCCGCAGCACAACATggccacagagctgtgctgttgCAGAGAGGAAGTTCTTCCAGCACATAAACGCCGAAGCCTGGTTCTACAGCTTACACCTCAAGTGCATGCAGATCTGCGCCCGTATGCTGGTGGGCACAAGCATTTCCACTTATGTCATCAAGACTGTTGTCATGCACCTCCTGACCACCATCCCCTTGGAAACGTGGCACAGGGAGGATTTTCTGCTGCGGCTGGATGATATCATTCGGTACCTGCACTGCTGCCTGGAAGAGAAACGCCTCAACCACTTCTTCTTTGGCAACGAGATGGTGCCCGATGTGATTGTCCTGCCACCAGCCTTCCAATTTTCCGGCCCAGCCAACCTTTTCGAGCACCTGGAGCAGGACACGCATGCCTACACCCACGCGCTGGAAGAGTTCCAGGAGCTGCGCAATCGGCTCACAAGACTGATGATCTATGGACGCTGA